CCCGGTCAGGGTCGCGTCCGGGAGCGGCGTCGCTCCCTCCCAGTCGGGCACCGTCTCGCCGATGGGCTGGCCATGGGGGCCGAGTGCGCTCAGCGCGGCGTTCCTCGCCTCAACGTGCCTAGCGGTCATGCTCGTCGCCCTCCCTGCCATAGGCCGCGGTATAGGCCCCCAGTTGCCGGGCCAGTGGATCGGCGCTGTCGCCCAGCCCGGCCAGGACGCCGGCCTGGTCCTCCCGCGAGCGGTTCCATCCCAGCTTGGCCTTGCCCTGGAGAGCGTCCAGGCGGATCCGGAAGCCGACGACTCCCGCGAGCAGCCGTCGACGATAGGCATCGCTCAGGACCTCCGCGTCGTCGAGCAGATCGGGCTCGTACTTGGCCACCAGGGTATCGAAGGCCGCCTGGGTGGCGTCATCGTCGAGTCGCTCGAAGGTGCCGCCGGCGTGCACGGCCGCGTAGTTCCAGGTCGGTACCGCCGGCCTGGCGGCGTACCAGCGGGGGGAAATGTAGGCATGCGGGCCCTGGAAGACGGCCAGCACCCGCCGGCCCTCCAGCTCGCGCCAATGGGGGTTGGCGCGGGCGAAATGGCCGTAGAGGGTGCCCAGTTCGCCTTCGTCGCGCTCCAGCACCAGGGGCAGGTGGCTAGCCTGCAGATTGCCGTCCACGAGCATCGCGAAGCCATGGGCATCGATCAGCGCCTGGGCCTTCGCCAGGGACATGCGGGTATCACGGGGTCGGTACATGGGGGCTCCGTCAGTCGAGGCTCAGGGCGTAGTGATGGAACGCTCGATCGCGCTGCCAGCCTTGCGATTCGTAGAGGGATTGGGCGGTCCGGTTGTCGATGCCGGTGGACAGCTTCAGGTGCCGGACGCCTTCGGCCAGGGCCAGGTCGCGGACGGCCTGCAACAGGGCGCGGCCGACGCCCCGGCGACGGGCATGGGGCGCCACGAAGAGGTCGTTGAGTTGCCATAGCGGCGCCAGACGCACGGTGCTGAACAGCGGGTAGAGCTGGACGAAGCCCTGCAGGGCTCCCTCGTCGTCGTGCACCAGCAGGCGGGCGTCGCCCAGCCCCAGTCGCCTGGCGAGGAAGTGGCGGGCGGCGTCCGGGTCGCTGGCCCGGCCGTAGAAGACCCGATAGGCATCGAGTAGCTCGCCAAGGGCCTCGACATCGGCGAGCCGGGCGTGGCGGATGGGCATGGTGATCTCCTCCGTGTGGGCAGCGGTGACACCGTCAGAGTCTGTCGGCATAGTGGTTCCCTGGTAAGGACCAGTTATGGGGAAAATCATGGAACCGGTTGTCGCCGTGCATGCCGACTGGGTCGGCGAGGCCCTGGGTATCGAACTGACTCAAGCCTCTTCGCTGCCGCTGGCGCGTCGCCTGTATCGGGCGCTGCGGGCCTGGGTCCAGTCGGGGCGCCTGGCCAGCGGCTGCCGGCTGCCGTCGTCGCGCCGCCTGGCCCGGGATCTGGGGGTAGGGCGCAACAGCGTGCTGGACGCCATCGATCAGCTGGTCGCCGAGGGCTTCCTGGAGACCCGCCCCGGCGCCGGCACCTTCGTCGCCGACCTGCCGTTCGGCCGCGCCGAGACGCCGTCGGGGGAGGCGCCGGGCGATGCCCCGCCGACGGCGGCGCTGTCGCCGCGCGGCGAGCGCCTGCTGAGGTTCTGTGCCCCGTCGGGCGGCCATCATGGCGCCTTCCCGCCGGGGGTGCCGGCCCTCGACCGTTTTCCCCGCGAGCTCTGGCAGCGACTGCTCGAGCGTCACCAGCGGCGCGCCCCCGAGGCGTGGCTGGACTATCGCACCCAGGGCGGCGTGACGGCGCTGCGCGAGGTGCTGTGCGACTACCTGCGGCTGTCGCGCTCGGTGCGCTGTCGCCCGGAGCAGGTGCTGGTGGTGCAGGGGGCCCAGCAGGGCTTCGAGCTGATCGCGCGGATGCTGGGCGACCCGGGCGACGTGGTGTGGATGGAGGAGCCCGGCTACGGCGGCGCCCAGGCCTGCTTCGATGCCTCCGGCCTCCGGATGGTGCCGGTCCCGGTGGATGGCGAGGGCCTGGATCCCGGACGCGTGTCCCCCGGCCATGGCGGCCCGCGCCTGATCTACGTGACGCCCTCCCATCAGTATCCCAGCGGTGTGACCATGAGCCTTTCGCGGCGCCTGGCGCTGCTCGAGGCGGCCGAGACGCACGGCGCCTGGATCGTGGAGGACGACTACGACAGCGAATTCCGCTATGGCCAGCGCCCCATCGCCGCCCTCCAGGGGCTCACCGAGTCGGCTCGGGTGATCTATGTCGGCACCCTCAGCAAGGTGCTCTATCCGGGGCTGCGGCTCGGCTACCTGGTGTTGCCCGAGGCCCTGGTGGAGCCCTTCCGGCGCGCCAATGCCCGCCTGCATCGCGAGGGGCAATATACGGTGCAGGCGGCGTTGGGGGAGTTCATCGCCGCCGGGCACTTCTCGCGGCATGTGCGCCGCATGCGCGACTGTTATCGGGCGCGTCAGGCGCTGCTGCGTCGGGCGCTGGCGCCGGCCGTGGCGAGGGGGCTCGTGCTGTCGGAGGGGCAGGCCGGCATGCACCTGGTGGCCTGGCTCGACGACCTCGCCCTCGAGGCGACCCTGGTCGCCCGCGGCGCGGCCAACGGCGTCACCCTGTCGCCGCTATCGGGCTACTACCTGGAGGCGCCGGGGCGTCCGGGGCTGGTGCTGGGCTATGCCGGCGCCCGCGACGACGAGATCCTCCGAGCCGGGCGCTGGCTGGCGGAAGAGTGGCTGTCGCTGGTCGAGGGGGAAGAGGCGTCACCCGCAGCGCCGCCGTGATGCCTGGTCGGCCGGCGTTGTCTCGAGGTGCCTCTCGCGTCGTGGGGCGGCGGCGCTTCGACAGGGGGCCGAAACGCCGCCGAGCCGTCGGTCTCAGGGGCGCCGGGCCTGTCGGGGGGACGCCGGACGCTGCCCGGGGGCGCGGGGCATGGGCGGTTGACGGCGATCATTACGGCACGGGGACGGGCGGGATATCATGGCGAGCATGCTCTCATCGCCTGACCCGGTGCCACCATGACGTCTCCCCCTTTCGCGTCGCGACCGCCTGGCTCCCTGGACGAGATGTCCGCCGAGGTCCTGCGTCGTCACTGTCTCCGGCTCGAGGAGCGGCTCTTCTGGCTCGAGACCCTCATCGAGGGGGCCCGGGCCGGCACCTGGCAATGGAACGTCCAGACCGGCGAGACGTGCTTCAACGCGCTCTGGGCCGAGATGATCGGCTACCGGCTCGAGGAACTCGAGCCGGTGTCCATCGACACCTGGTTGAGCCTGGTCCATCCGGACGACCTGGCGCGTTGCGAGGCGGCCCTTCAGGCCCACTTCAGCGGCCAGGCGGCCTTCTACGCCTGCGATGCCCGGATACGGCACCGTGACGGCCACTGGCTCTGGGTCCGCGACTATGGCCGGGTGGTCACCCGTACCCCGGAAGGGGAGCCCGAATGGGCGGGCGGGATCCATATCGACATCTCCGACCACAAGGCCACCGAGGCGCGCCTCGAGCAGGCCCTGGACGATACCCGGCGGCTCAGCGAGCGGCTGCGGCGCATGGACGTGCCCTGCCGGCTGGGCGGCGAGGAATTCGCTATCCTGCTACCCGAGACGTCGCTGGCGGGCGGGCTGCGTCTGGCCGAGGACATCCGCCGGCAGGTGGCGGCCCTGTTCTTCGCCTCGGCCCGGCACGAGCGCTTCCACGTCTCGATCACCGGCGGGGTGGCGGTAATGCTCGCCAGCGATGCATCCGGCGAGGAGGCCATCCAGCGTGCCGATGCGGCCCTGTATCGTGGCAAGCATCGCGGTCGCAACCGGGTCGTGGCCGAGGCGACGGCCGCCACGGATCCACGCGAATGACCCCGACCGAGGAGGTGCGGCATGCTCAAGGCGGTATTGCTCGATATCAGCGGTGTGCTCCATGAGGACGGCGTAGCGTTGCCCGGTGCCGTGGCGGCGGTGGCCCGCCTGCAGGCGGCGGGGCTGGTGCTGCGTTTCGTCACCAACACCTCGCGCAAGACCGGGGACACGGTGCATGCCGACCTTCGCGGGATGGGCTTCGACGTGGACCGCGAGCAGGTCTTCACCGCCCCGGCCGCGGTTCGCCACTACCTGGTGCGGCATGGACTGCGCCCCTACCTGCTGATCCACGAGGGGCTCGAGCCGGAGTTCGCGGACCTCGCCGGCGATGACCCGGATGCGGTGGTGCTCGGCGACGCCGAGTCACGCCTGGACTATCGGCACCTGGACGAGGCCTTCCAGTGCCTGCAGCGCGGGGCACCGCTGCTCACCGTGGGCACCAATCGCTACTTCCGCCAGCAGGGCAGCCTGCACCTGGACGTGGGCCCCTTCGTGCGTGCCCTGGAGTATGCGGCCGACACCCGGGCCACGGTGCTCGGCAAGCCCGCCGGGGGGTTCTTCCGAGCCGTGCTGGCCGACGCGGGCGTGGCGCCGGAGGAGGCCATGATGGTCGGCGACGATGTCGACTGCGATGTCGCCGCCGCCCGGGAGGTCGGCCTGCGGGCCTGCCTGGTGCGCTCCGGCAAGTATCGGCCCGGCGACGAGGCACGGGCGCCGGGGGCGGAGTGCGAGGACGGCCTGGCGGCGCTGGTGACGCGCCTGCTGGCGCGCGATGCCTGACATGGTCGCACCTCTAATTGTCCGGGTAGGTTCCGGATGAACAACCTACCGAGAGATCACACCTAGCCACCCGACGAGGCCTCACAACCCCCAGGCCAGGCCCAGCCCGACCAGCAGCGAGCCGGCCATGGGCACGGCGACCCGTCGCCCCAGCCCCCGGCTGCCGACGGTGGCGGCCATGCCGGCCTTGATGACATTGTTGACCGCCGCGGCGATGACGATGCCGAGGACGACCGTGTCCGGGGCGATGGTGCCGTGGGACAGTCGGGCCAGCGACAGGGTCACGGCACCGACATCGGCCATGCCGGAGGTGGCGGCCAGGAGGTAGACCCCGGCATCGCCCAGCCAGTCCTGGAGCCAATGGCCGAGCAGCATGATCACCGCCAGCAGCACACCGAACAGCAGGGCGATGCGCAGTTCCAGGGGATTCTGGTTCAGTTCCGGCCGGTCGACCTTGGCCGCCTGGCGGTGCGAGCGCCAGATGAGCAGCGCGGCCACATAGAGCAGCATGGCCATCGCCGTCACCGGCAGCGCCAGCGGTGCGAGCAGGGCCGGGTTGATCACCAGGCAGTAGAGCAGGATGCGCGGGAACATGGTGCCGCAGGCGATCAGGATGCCGGCCGCCAGCAGTGGCGAGAACTCCTGGTGTTGCCGCGACAGCCGGGCGAAGTGCAGGGTCAGGGCGGTGGAGGAGCTCAGCCCGGCGAACAGGCTGGTGAAGAGGATGCCCCTTTCCGGCCCGCCGAGACGGATGGCGAAGTAGCCGACGAAGGAGATGGCCGCGACCAGCACTACCATCCACCAGATCTCGTACGGGTTGAGGGCGGCTCCGGGCCCCATGGCGCGGTCGGGCAGCAGCGGCAGCATGACCACCGAGATCAGCAGCAGCTTGAGGCCGGCGTCCATCTCATGGGCCTGCAACTGGTTCAGCAGGCCGTGGATCTCGCGCTTGTTGTCGAGGATGACCGCGGTGATCACGGCGCAGGTGGTGGCCAGGGCCAGGTCCACGGCCACCGCGATGGCGCCGAAACAGAAGGTCAGCAGCAACCCCACCAGGCCGGTGATGCTGTAGTCCTGGCTCAGGGGCATGCGGGCTCGGTAGGCCGCCAGGGCGGAGCCGGCCACGGCGAGGAACAGCAGGGGGAAGGCCCATTCGGTCACGGCGTCGGCGAGCAGCGCGGCGATACCGCCGAGCAGGCCCACCAGTGCATGGGTTCGCACCCCGGCGATGCGTTCGCCCGACTTCTGCTCCCGGGCCACCCAGCCTCGCTCGATGCCGATCAGCGCGCCCAGCAACAGGGCCACGGCCAGCCGGATGGCCATCTCGTTGCCGACGATGAACTCCTGGGTGACCTCGTCCATGGCTGGGCGGCTCCTCTTGCGGCCATCCGTGATCGTTGAAGAAACACTTGCTTATATTCTGGGCGTTCGCGGCGGGATGGGAAAGCCGCCGGGGCATCCGTGCGGGCGTGCCGGCTCAACGATACTTGTTGACCGCCTGTTTGCCAGTATCGGCAATCCCGCATGCCGGCGGCGTCTTCCCGTCGGCTGTGCCGGTCATCGACGTCCCAACAGGGTGTCGAATCCGGCATCGTCCGTAGGGCCTGTGGTGGCTGTTTGCATCCTGTGGAAAAGATCCGAAAGTCGTCTATAAACTTATAGATGAGGCAGCCATACGGTTGCCCGGACATCCCAGTCGACCGGATCCCCGGTGGAGAGGTGAGACATGAATACGCTGGAACTGAAGTCCCACTGGCGTGAATGGCTGATGCTGCTGTTCGGCGTCTGGTTGGTGGTATCGCCCTTCGTGCTCGGCTTCACCGCGGTCGCCGAGGGCATGGCCATGTGGAGCGCGGTCATCCTGGGCCTGATCGTGGCCGGGTTCGCCGTCGCCGAGATCATGAAACCCCGGGAGTGGGAAGAATGGGTCAGCGTGGTGCTCGGGGCGGCCCTGATCGTCGCGCCCTTCGCGCTGGGCTTCGCCGATGCGCCCCTGGCGCTGTGGAACAGCCTGATCATGGGCGTGCTGGTGGGGGGCGACGCCATCTGGAGCCTCGTCGACATGAAGCACCACGGCGGTCACGCCGCCTGACGCCCTCACGCCATGGGCGAAGCGAGAGGGGAGGCCACGGCCTCCCCTCCATCTTGTGGTGACGCCTCTCCAGGCGATATCGCCGGCACCCGCCGGGCGTCCCCCATCACGTCTGGACTATGCTGGGGGCACGACTCCGAAGCCCGCCATCCCGAAGCATGACGCAACGGGATGGCGAGGGGAACGGCGATGATGCCCCGATGCCTCGGCGGCGCCGTGCGGCTCGCGGCGCTGTCCCTTTGCCTGCTAACCTCCCCGACCGTCGGCCAGGAGGCCGAGGTCCTGCTCGAGGCCACGCCGGCGGAGGGGGCGGTGAGGCGCCCGGCCTTCGTCCCCGATCTCTTCATCGAGCCGCGCGAGGCGATGGTGCAGGACCATATCGCCGGCCGTGGGCTGGACGACCCCGCGGTGCTCGCCGCCATGCGCCGGGTGCCGCGCCACCGCTTCGCGCCGGAGGTGCCGCCGCGGCGGGCCTATCGCGACGAACCACACCCCATCGGCCATGGCCAGACCATCTCCCAGCCCTACATCGTGGCCCTGATGACCGCCCGCTTGGGGCTGGAGCCCGACGATCGTGTCCTGGAGGTGGGCACCGGCTCCGGTTACCAGGCGGCCGTCCTCGCCGAGATCGTCCGCGAGGTCGTGACCCTCGAGATCATCCCCGCGCTGGCGACCCAGGCCGCCGAGCGCCTGGCGGCGCTGGGCTACAGCAACATCACCGTGCTTCAGGGGGATGGCTACTACGGCGATCCGTCCCGGGCGCCCTTCGACGCCATCATCGTCACCGCCGCCGCGCGGCATGTGCCGCCGCCGCTGGTGGCCCAGTTGCGCCCCGGCGGTCGCATGGTGATCCCCGTGGGCCAGATGCTCTGGGTGCAGAACCTGCTGCTGCTGGAGAAGGATGCCGCCGGCGAGATCGGCACCCGCAACCTGGCCTCGGTGCGGTTCGTGCCGCTCACCGGCGGTCATTGAGTGGCGATGAGGGCGGCGCCGACACGACTCGACCTGGCGGCCCTGGCGGGGGTGTCGGCCGCCCTGCTGGCGCTGGAGGTGCTGTTGCTGAGGCTGTTCGCCTTCAGTCATTGGCACCACTTCGCCGGCCTGGCGGTCTCCCTGGCCCTGCTGGGCCTGGGGGCGGCCGGCACCACCCTGGCGCTGGCCGGGCGCCATCGCGCCAGCCGCGGGGACGGCTGGTTCCTCGCCGGCCTGTTGGTCACCGGATTCGGCTACCTGCTGCTGCTCGGCCTGCAGTCCCGGATCGCCTTGCGCCCGCTGGTGGCCGGCTGGCACCCCGCCGAGCTGGCCCGGCTGCTGCTGGTCGACTTCGTCGCCTTCCTGCCCTTCTTCGGGGCCGGCCTGGCCATCGGCCAGGTCTTCCTGCGCTGGCCCCGACACACTCGGCGCCTCTACGCGGCCGACCTGCTCGGCGGCGGCCTGGGCAGCCTGGGGGCCGCGGGCCTGCTGGCGGTGGCGCCGGTAGAGGTGGGCCTGGCGGTGGTCGCCGCCCTGTTGTTCGCCCTGACCGGCCTCTGGGCCGTCCGGCGTCGCCGGCGGGCCGGGGTGCTGGCCGGCCTGGTGGGGCTGGGGGTGTCACTGGCCGCCGTGCTCCAGCCGCCCGCTCCGGCGATGTCCGACTTCAAGGCCCTGTCGCGGCTGCGCGAGCTGCCCGGCGTCGAGACCCTGGCGGTCGAGCCCGGACTGGCCGGCCGGCTGACGGTGCTGCGGGCCGAGAGCCTGCGCTTCGCCCCGGGGCTCAGTCTTCGCTGGCCCCGGGGCGTGCCGGCACAGGACGTCGCGGTGATCGGCAGCGACCGGGTGGTGCCGCTGCCACGAACCTGGCCGGCGCCCGCCGAGCACCTGGCGGCCTCGCTCGTGGCACTGCCGCTGCGGCTGCGTCCCGAGGGCCCGGTGCTGGTGCTGGGCAGCAGCGCCTGGCAGTCGCCCCTGGCCGCCCAGGGGCGGCCGGTGACCTGGGTGGAGTCGGACGGCCGGCTGCTCGATATCGCCCGGGCCCGAGGCGCCCCCGAGGCCGGCATGACGCTGGTGGAGGAGGGCGCCTGGCGGCACCTGGCCACCGCCGAACCGG
The Halomonas sp. M4R1S46 DNA segment above includes these coding regions:
- a CDS encoding FMN-binding negative transcriptional regulator — translated: MYRPRDTRMSLAKAQALIDAHGFAMLVDGNLQASHLPLVLERDEGELGTLYGHFARANPHWRELEGRRVLAVFQGPHAYISPRWYAARPAVPTWNYAAVHAGGTFERLDDDATQAAFDTLVAKYEPDLLDDAEVLSDAYRRRLLAGVVGFRIRLDALQGKAKLGWNRSREDQAGVLAGLGDSADPLARQLGAYTAAYGREGDEHDR
- a CDS encoding GNAT family N-acetyltransferase; the protein is MPIRHARLADVEALGELLDAYRVFYGRASDPDAARHFLARRLGLGDARLLVHDDEGALQGFVQLYPLFSTVRLAPLWQLNDLFVAPHARRRGVGRALLQAVRDLALAEGVRHLKLSTGIDNRTAQSLYESQGWQRDRAFHHYALSLD
- a CDS encoding PLP-dependent aminotransferase family protein, which codes for MEPVVAVHADWVGEALGIELTQASSLPLARRLYRALRAWVQSGRLASGCRLPSSRRLARDLGVGRNSVLDAIDQLVAEGFLETRPGAGTFVADLPFGRAETPSGEAPGDAPPTAALSPRGERLLRFCAPSGGHHGAFPPGVPALDRFPRELWQRLLERHQRRAPEAWLDYRTQGGVTALREVLCDYLRLSRSVRCRPEQVLVVQGAQQGFELIARMLGDPGDVVWMEEPGYGGAQACFDASGLRMVPVPVDGEGLDPGRVSPGHGGPRLIYVTPSHQYPSGVTMSLSRRLALLEAAETHGAWIVEDDYDSEFRYGQRPIAALQGLTESARVIYVGTLSKVLYPGLRLGYLVLPEALVEPFRRANARLHREGQYTVQAALGEFIAAGHFSRHVRRMRDCYRARQALLRRALAPAVARGLVLSEGQAGMHLVAWLDDLALEATLVARGAANGVTLSPLSGYYLEAPGRPGLVLGYAGARDDEILRAGRWLAEEWLSLVEGEEASPAAPP
- a CDS encoding sensor domain-containing diguanylate cyclase encodes the protein MTSPPFASRPPGSLDEMSAEVLRRHCLRLEERLFWLETLIEGARAGTWQWNVQTGETCFNALWAEMIGYRLEELEPVSIDTWLSLVHPDDLARCEAALQAHFSGQAAFYACDARIRHRDGHWLWVRDYGRVVTRTPEGEPEWAGGIHIDISDHKATEARLEQALDDTRRLSERLRRMDVPCRLGGEEFAILLPETSLAGGLRLAEDIRRQVAALFFASARHERFHVSITGGVAVMLASDASGEEAIQRADAALYRGKHRGRNRVVAEATAATDPRE
- a CDS encoding TIGR01458 family HAD-type hydrolase translates to MLKAVLLDISGVLHEDGVALPGAVAAVARLQAAGLVLRFVTNTSRKTGDTVHADLRGMGFDVDREQVFTAPAAVRHYLVRHGLRPYLLIHEGLEPEFADLAGDDPDAVVLGDAESRLDYRHLDEAFQCLQRGAPLLTVGTNRYFRQQGSLHLDVGPFVRALEYAADTRATVLGKPAGGFFRAVLADAGVAPEEAMMVGDDVDCDVAAAREVGLRACLVRSGKYRPGDEARAPGAECEDGLAALVTRLLARDA
- a CDS encoding MgtC/SapB family protein translates to MDEVTQEFIVGNEMAIRLAVALLLGALIGIERGWVAREQKSGERIAGVRTHALVGLLGGIAALLADAVTEWAFPLLFLAVAGSALAAYRARMPLSQDYSITGLVGLLLTFCFGAIAVAVDLALATTCAVITAVILDNKREIHGLLNQLQAHEMDAGLKLLLISVVMLPLLPDRAMGPGAALNPYEIWWMVVLVAAISFVGYFAIRLGGPERGILFTSLFAGLSSSTALTLHFARLSRQHQEFSPLLAAGILIACGTMFPRILLYCLVINPALLAPLALPVTAMAMLLYVAALLIWRSHRQAAKVDRPELNQNPLELRIALLFGVLLAVIMLLGHWLQDWLGDAGVYLLAATSGMADVGAVTLSLARLSHGTIAPDTVVLGIVIAAAVNNVIKAGMAATVGSRGLGRRVAVPMAGSLLVGLGLAWGL
- a CDS encoding SPW repeat protein, which codes for MNTLELKSHWREWLMLLFGVWLVVSPFVLGFTAVAEGMAMWSAVILGLIVAGFAVAEIMKPREWEEWVSVVLGAALIVAPFALGFADAPLALWNSLIMGVLVGGDAIWSLVDMKHHGGHAA
- a CDS encoding protein-L-isoaspartate(D-aspartate) O-methyltransferase gives rise to the protein MMPRCLGGAVRLAALSLCLLTSPTVGQEAEVLLEATPAEGAVRRPAFVPDLFIEPREAMVQDHIAGRGLDDPAVLAAMRRVPRHRFAPEVPPRRAYRDEPHPIGHGQTISQPYIVALMTARLGLEPDDRVLEVGTGSGYQAAVLAEIVREVVTLEIIPALATQAAERLAALGYSNITVLQGDGYYGDPSRAPFDAIIVTAAARHVPPPLVAQLRPGGRMVIPVGQMLWVQNLLLLEKDAAGEIGTRNLASVRFVPLTGGH